In Phyllostomus discolor isolate MPI-MPIP mPhyDis1 chromosome 3, mPhyDis1.pri.v3, whole genome shotgun sequence, a single genomic region encodes these proteins:
- the FPGS gene encoding folylpolyglutamate synthase, mitochondrial isoform X1 — translation MPWARSHLRAALFLAAVSPLGATPRVAGRRAWSARPAPQEPGMEYQDAVRALNTLQTNASYLEEAKRRRGDPATQLEAMKLYLAQSGLQVEDLDRLNIIHVTGTKGKGSTCAFTERILRSYGLKTGFFSSPHLVQVRERIRINGQPISPELFTKHFWRLYHHLEETKDSSSCVSMPSYFRFLTLMAFHVFLQEKVDLAVVEVGIGGAYDSTNIIRKPVVCGVSALGIDHTSLLGDTMEKIAWQKGGIFKHGVPAFTVLQPDGPLAVLRERAEQISCPLYLCPPLDALEEGGPPLTLGLEGEHQRSNAALALQLARCWLQQKDHQGIGELKASRPSPLGQLPLAPMFQPTPHMRLGLQGTEWLGRSQVLRRGSLTWYLDGAHTCSSMQACVRWFRHALHRLEKPSKVSEVCILLFNSTGDRDAAALLKLLQPCQFDYAVFCPNLTEVSPMDNADQQNFMVTLDQVLLRCLEHQQHWGRLHEEPAGLEPTGPGSLLLAPRPPHTHGPSSLVFSCISHALQWISQGRDPVFQTPGPPQGLLAHPVAASGARVLREAAAVHVLVTGSLHLVGGALKLLEPSLSQ, via the exons ATGCCCTGGGCGCGCAGTCACCTGCGCGCCGCTCTCTTCCTGGCAGCGGTTTCTCCGCTTGGTGCAACGCCCAGGGTCGCGGGCAGGCGAGCGTGGAGTGCGAGGCCCGCGCCGCAGGAGCCGGGCATGGAGTATCAG GATGCTGTGCGCGCACTCAACACCCTGCAGACCAACGCCAGCTACCTGGAGGAGGCGAAGCGCCGGCGGGGCGACCCCGCGACACAGCTGGAGGCCATGAAGCTGTACTTGGCACAGAGTGGGCTTCAG GTGGAGGACTTGGACCGGCTGAACATCATCCACGTCACTGGGACGAAGGGGAAG GGCTCCACCTGTGCCTTCACGGAACGTATCCTCCGAAGCTACGGCCTGAAGACGGGGTTCTTTAG CTCTCCCCACCTGGTGCAGGTACGGGAGCGGATCCGAATCAATGGGCAGCCCATCAGCCCCGAGCTCTTCACCAAGCACTTCTGGCGCCTCTACCATCACCTGGAGGAGACCAAG GACAGCAGCAGCTGTGTCTCCATGCCCAGCTACTTCCGTTTCCTCACGCTTATGGCTTTCCACGTCTTCCTCCAAGAGAAG GTGGACCTGGCCGTGGTGGAAGTGGGTATTGGTGGGGCTTACGACTCCACTAACATCATCAG GAAGCCCGTAGTGTGTGGGGTCTCCGCTCTTGGCATCGACCACACCAGCCTTCTGGGGGACACGATGGAGAAGATCGCATGGCAGAAGGGGGGCATCTTCAAG CACGGCGTCCCCGCCTTCACCGTGCTCCAGCCGGACGGCCCCCTGGCGGTGCTGAGGGAGCGAGCCGAGCAGATCTCA TGTCCCCTTTACCTGTGTCCACCGCTGGACGCCCTGGAGGAAGGAGGGCCCCCGCTGACCCTGGGCCTGGAGGGAGAACACCAGCGGTCCAATGCCGCCTTGGCCTTGCAGCTGGCCCGCTGCTGGCTGCAGCAGAAGGACCACCAAG gcatCGGGGAGCTGAAAGCGTCCAGGCCAAGCCCCCTGGGTCAGCTGCCGCTGGCGCCCATGTTCCAGCCCACACCCCACATGCGGCTCG GGCTTCAGGGCACGGAGTGGCTGGGCCGGTCGCAGGTGCTGCGGCGTGGGTCCCTCACCTGGTACCTGGATGGCGCGCACACCTGCAGCAGCATGCAAGCCTGCGTTCGCTGGTTCAGACACGCTCTGCACCGCCTGGAGAAGCCCAGCAA GGTGTCTGAAGTGTGCATCTTGCTCTTCAACTCCACCGGGGACCGGGATGCCGCCGCCCTGCTGAAGCTGCTGCAG CCCTGCCAGTTTGACTATGCCGTTTTCTGCCCTAACCTGACAGAGGTGTCGCCCATGGACAACGCAG ACCAGCAGAACTTCATGGTGACCCTGGACCAGGTGTTGCTCCGCTGCTTGGAGCACCAGCAGCACTGGGGCCGCCTGCACGAGGAGCCGGCCGGCCTGGAGCCCACGGGGCCCGGGTCCCTGCTGCTGgcaccccgccctccccacacccacggCCCCAGCTCCCTCGTCTTCAGCTGCATCTCCCACGCTCTGCAGTGGATCAGCCAGGGCCGGGACCCCGTCTTTCAGACACCCGGTCCCCCACAGGGCCTTCTCGCCCACCCCGTGGCAGCCAGCGGGGCCCGAGTGCTCCGTGAGGCCGCTGCCGTCCACGTGCTGGTCACCGGGAGCCTGCACCTGGTGGGCGGCGCCCTGAAGCTGCTGGAGCCCTCCCTGTCCCAGTAG
- the FPGS gene encoding folylpolyglutamate synthase, mitochondrial isoform X2, translating into MRGAKSLATSWPVAEKLWREASMEQPRLSGGPFSAAPASFQDAVRALNTLQTNASYLEEAKRRRGDPATQLEAMKLYLAQSGLQVEDLDRLNIIHVTGTKGKGSTCAFTERILRSYGLKTGFFSSPHLVQVRERIRINGQPISPELFTKHFWRLYHHLEETKDSSSCVSMPSYFRFLTLMAFHVFLQEKVDLAVVEVGIGGAYDSTNIIRKPVVCGVSALGIDHTSLLGDTMEKIAWQKGGIFKHGVPAFTVLQPDGPLAVLRERAEQISCPLYLCPPLDALEEGGPPLTLGLEGEHQRSNAALALQLARCWLQQKDHQGIGELKASRPSPLGQLPLAPMFQPTPHMRLGLQGTEWLGRSQVLRRGSLTWYLDGAHTCSSMQACVRWFRHALHRLEKPSKVSEVCILLFNSTGDRDAAALLKLLQPCQFDYAVFCPNLTEVSPMDNADQQNFMVTLDQVLLRCLEHQQHWGRLHEEPAGLEPTGPGSLLLAPRPPHTHGPSSLVFSCISHALQWISQGRDPVFQTPGPPQGLLAHPVAASGARVLREAAAVHVLVTGSLHLVGGALKLLEPSLSQ; encoded by the exons GATGCTGTGCGCGCACTCAACACCCTGCAGACCAACGCCAGCTACCTGGAGGAGGCGAAGCGCCGGCGGGGCGACCCCGCGACACAGCTGGAGGCCATGAAGCTGTACTTGGCACAGAGTGGGCTTCAG GTGGAGGACTTGGACCGGCTGAACATCATCCACGTCACTGGGACGAAGGGGAAG GGCTCCACCTGTGCCTTCACGGAACGTATCCTCCGAAGCTACGGCCTGAAGACGGGGTTCTTTAG CTCTCCCCACCTGGTGCAGGTACGGGAGCGGATCCGAATCAATGGGCAGCCCATCAGCCCCGAGCTCTTCACCAAGCACTTCTGGCGCCTCTACCATCACCTGGAGGAGACCAAG GACAGCAGCAGCTGTGTCTCCATGCCCAGCTACTTCCGTTTCCTCACGCTTATGGCTTTCCACGTCTTCCTCCAAGAGAAG GTGGACCTGGCCGTGGTGGAAGTGGGTATTGGTGGGGCTTACGACTCCACTAACATCATCAG GAAGCCCGTAGTGTGTGGGGTCTCCGCTCTTGGCATCGACCACACCAGCCTTCTGGGGGACACGATGGAGAAGATCGCATGGCAGAAGGGGGGCATCTTCAAG CACGGCGTCCCCGCCTTCACCGTGCTCCAGCCGGACGGCCCCCTGGCGGTGCTGAGGGAGCGAGCCGAGCAGATCTCA TGTCCCCTTTACCTGTGTCCACCGCTGGACGCCCTGGAGGAAGGAGGGCCCCCGCTGACCCTGGGCCTGGAGGGAGAACACCAGCGGTCCAATGCCGCCTTGGCCTTGCAGCTGGCCCGCTGCTGGCTGCAGCAGAAGGACCACCAAG gcatCGGGGAGCTGAAAGCGTCCAGGCCAAGCCCCCTGGGTCAGCTGCCGCTGGCGCCCATGTTCCAGCCCACACCCCACATGCGGCTCG GGCTTCAGGGCACGGAGTGGCTGGGCCGGTCGCAGGTGCTGCGGCGTGGGTCCCTCACCTGGTACCTGGATGGCGCGCACACCTGCAGCAGCATGCAAGCCTGCGTTCGCTGGTTCAGACACGCTCTGCACCGCCTGGAGAAGCCCAGCAA GGTGTCTGAAGTGTGCATCTTGCTCTTCAACTCCACCGGGGACCGGGATGCCGCCGCCCTGCTGAAGCTGCTGCAG CCCTGCCAGTTTGACTATGCCGTTTTCTGCCCTAACCTGACAGAGGTGTCGCCCATGGACAACGCAG ACCAGCAGAACTTCATGGTGACCCTGGACCAGGTGTTGCTCCGCTGCTTGGAGCACCAGCAGCACTGGGGCCGCCTGCACGAGGAGCCGGCCGGCCTGGAGCCCACGGGGCCCGGGTCCCTGCTGCTGgcaccccgccctccccacacccacggCCCCAGCTCCCTCGTCTTCAGCTGCATCTCCCACGCTCTGCAGTGGATCAGCCAGGGCCGGGACCCCGTCTTTCAGACACCCGGTCCCCCACAGGGCCTTCTCGCCCACCCCGTGGCAGCCAGCGGGGCCCGAGTGCTCCGTGAGGCCGCTGCCGTCCACGTGCTGGTCACCGGGAGCCTGCACCTGGTGGGCGGCGCCCTGAAGCTGCTGGAGCCCTCCCTGTCCCAGTAG
- the FPGS gene encoding folylpolyglutamate synthase, mitochondrial isoform X3, with protein sequence MKLYLAQSGLQVEDLDRLNIIHVTGTKGKGSTCAFTERILRSYGLKTGFFSSPHLVQVRERIRINGQPISPELFTKHFWRLYHHLEETKDSSSCVSMPSYFRFLTLMAFHVFLQEKVDLAVVEVGIGGAYDSTNIIRKPVVCGVSALGIDHTSLLGDTMEKIAWQKGGIFKHGVPAFTVLQPDGPLAVLRERAEQISCPLYLCPPLDALEEGGPPLTLGLEGEHQRSNAALALQLARCWLQQKDHQGIGELKASRPSPLGQLPLAPMFQPTPHMRLGLQGTEWLGRSQVLRRGSLTWYLDGAHTCSSMQACVRWFRHALHRLEKPSKVSEVCILLFNSTGDRDAAALLKLLQPCQFDYAVFCPNLTEVSPMDNADQQNFMVTLDQVLLRCLEHQQHWGRLHEEPAGLEPTGPGSLLLAPRPPHTHGPSSLVFSCISHALQWISQGRDPVFQTPGPPQGLLAHPVAASGARVLREAAAVHVLVTGSLHLVGGALKLLEPSLSQ encoded by the exons ATGAAGCTGTACTTGGCACAGAGTGGGCTTCAG GTGGAGGACTTGGACCGGCTGAACATCATCCACGTCACTGGGACGAAGGGGAAG GGCTCCACCTGTGCCTTCACGGAACGTATCCTCCGAAGCTACGGCCTGAAGACGGGGTTCTTTAG CTCTCCCCACCTGGTGCAGGTACGGGAGCGGATCCGAATCAATGGGCAGCCCATCAGCCCCGAGCTCTTCACCAAGCACTTCTGGCGCCTCTACCATCACCTGGAGGAGACCAAG GACAGCAGCAGCTGTGTCTCCATGCCCAGCTACTTCCGTTTCCTCACGCTTATGGCTTTCCACGTCTTCCTCCAAGAGAAG GTGGACCTGGCCGTGGTGGAAGTGGGTATTGGTGGGGCTTACGACTCCACTAACATCATCAG GAAGCCCGTAGTGTGTGGGGTCTCCGCTCTTGGCATCGACCACACCAGCCTTCTGGGGGACACGATGGAGAAGATCGCATGGCAGAAGGGGGGCATCTTCAAG CACGGCGTCCCCGCCTTCACCGTGCTCCAGCCGGACGGCCCCCTGGCGGTGCTGAGGGAGCGAGCCGAGCAGATCTCA TGTCCCCTTTACCTGTGTCCACCGCTGGACGCCCTGGAGGAAGGAGGGCCCCCGCTGACCCTGGGCCTGGAGGGAGAACACCAGCGGTCCAATGCCGCCTTGGCCTTGCAGCTGGCCCGCTGCTGGCTGCAGCAGAAGGACCACCAAG gcatCGGGGAGCTGAAAGCGTCCAGGCCAAGCCCCCTGGGTCAGCTGCCGCTGGCGCCCATGTTCCAGCCCACACCCCACATGCGGCTCG GGCTTCAGGGCACGGAGTGGCTGGGCCGGTCGCAGGTGCTGCGGCGTGGGTCCCTCACCTGGTACCTGGATGGCGCGCACACCTGCAGCAGCATGCAAGCCTGCGTTCGCTGGTTCAGACACGCTCTGCACCGCCTGGAGAAGCCCAGCAA GGTGTCTGAAGTGTGCATCTTGCTCTTCAACTCCACCGGGGACCGGGATGCCGCCGCCCTGCTGAAGCTGCTGCAG CCCTGCCAGTTTGACTATGCCGTTTTCTGCCCTAACCTGACAGAGGTGTCGCCCATGGACAACGCAG ACCAGCAGAACTTCATGGTGACCCTGGACCAGGTGTTGCTCCGCTGCTTGGAGCACCAGCAGCACTGGGGCCGCCTGCACGAGGAGCCGGCCGGCCTGGAGCCCACGGGGCCCGGGTCCCTGCTGCTGgcaccccgccctccccacacccacggCCCCAGCTCCCTCGTCTTCAGCTGCATCTCCCACGCTCTGCAGTGGATCAGCCAGGGCCGGGACCCCGTCTTTCAGACACCCGGTCCCCCACAGGGCCTTCTCGCCCACCCCGTGGCAGCCAGCGGGGCCCGAGTGCTCCGTGAGGCCGCTGCCGTCCACGTGCTGGTCACCGGGAGCCTGCACCTGGTGGGCGGCGCCCTGAAGCTGCTGGAGCCCTCCCTGTCCCAGTAG
- the ENG gene encoding endoglin — MDHSARFLVVALLLAVGSLSPTSLAQAVHCDLQPVDPEVTYFTSQVPRGCVAHVPNATVEVHVLFLEFPRGTSELKLTVNMSKQTGVQPQEVLLVLGVNQSIFLRLQAPGIPLRLAYVPSRVFHEPLGVDSIHLPNITTKNQFLSWAGARGAIASVAELNDPQSILLHLDPAPGSPPPCSPESHKDMGDTLEWQPHTGALVQGCLLEGVAGHKEAHIVRVLPGSEARSRTVNVKVDVSCTLGSPEAVLILQGPPYLSWFIDTNHTMQILTTGKYSFKIFPEENKSDVDLPDSREGLLGEARRLNASVVASFVELPPATAISLRASRCGSGLPASPTPARTTPPRESCNQNLLMTLLQPKCANGTMTLGLKKTHVLGLSCDIISLTFWDSSCQAEDTGDQFVLHSTYSSCGMKVIEHVINNEVIVNFLSSPSPTRKKVQCVDTDSLSLQLGLYVTPQFLQPSDTIELGQQGFVQVSMSPSIPELTLTLDSCQLDLGPEMDAVELIQSEAAKGSCVSLLSPSPRGDKRFSFLLRGYMVPTPKAGILNCSVSLFLGSWGQKTYRTVTMRLNVVSPGVSGHTLVLPAVLGITFGAFLIGALLTAALWYIYSHTRTPSKREPVVAVAAPASSESSSTNHSIGSTQSTPCSTSSMA; from the exons ATGGACCACAGCGCACGCTTCCTGGTCGTGGCCCTGCTGCTGGCCGTCGGCAGCCTCAGCCCCACAA GTCTTGCACAAGCAGTCCACTGTGACCTGCAGCCTGTGGACCCCGAGGTGACATACTTCACAAGCCAGGTTCCTCGCGGCTGCGTGGCCCACGTCCCCAATGCCACGGTCGAGGTCCACGTCCTCTTCCTGGAGTTCCCAAGG ggTACTTCGGAGCTGAAGCTGACAGTCAACATGTCCAAGCAAACTGGCGTCCAGCCCCAAGAGGTGCTGCTAGTCCTCGGTGTAAACCAGAGCATCTTCCTGCGGCTGCAGGCCCCCGGAATCCCGCTCCGCCTGGCCTAC GTCCCCAGCCGCGTCTTCCACGAGCCTCTAGGAGTTGACAGCATACACCTGCCGAACATCACCACCAAGAACCAATTCCTCAGCTGGGCAGGTGCGAGAGGTGCCATCGCCTCTGTGGCCGAGCTGAATGACCCCCAAAGCATCCTCCTCCATCTGGACCCAG CCCCGGGGTCGCCACCCCCCTGCAGTCCAGAATCCCACAAAGATATGGGCGACACGCTGGAGTGGCAGCCACACACTGGGGCCTTGGTCCAGGGCTGCCTCTTGGAAGGTGTGGCCGGCCACAAAGAGGCGCACATCGTGCGAGTCCTGCCAGGCTCCGAAGCCAG GTCCCGGACGGTGAACGTGAAGGTGGATGTGAGCTGCACTTTGGGGAGCCCCGAGGCGGTGCTCATCCTGCAGGGTCCGCCCTACTTGTCCTGGTTCATCGACACCAACCACACCATGCAGATCTTG ACCACTGGTAAATACTCCTTCAAGATCTTCCCCGAGGAAAACAAGAGCGACGTGGATCTCCCTGACTCGCGCGAAGGCCTGCTGGGGGAGGCCCGGAGGCTCAACGCCAGCGTGGTGGCGTCCTTCGTGGAGCTCCCTCCGGCCACTGCCATCTCTCTCCGGGCCAGCCGCTGTG GCAGTGGGCTGCCGGCCTCGCCCACACCCGCCAGGACCACCCCTCCCAGGGAGAGCTGCAATCAGAACCTGCTCATGACGCTGCTGCAGCCCAAGTGCGCCAATGGCACCATGACTCTGGGACTCAAGAAAACCCACGTATTG GGTTTGAGCTGCGACATCATCAGCCTGACCTTCTGGGACTCCAGCTGCCAGGCTGAGGACACAGGGGACCAGTTCGTCTTACACAGCACCTACTCCAGCTGCGGCATGAAAGTGATAGAACATGTGATCAATAATGAG GTGATCGTCAACTTCCTGTCAAGCCCGTCGCCGACACGG AAAAAGGTGCAGTGCGTCGACACGGACAGCCTCTCCTTGCAGCTGGGCCTCTACGTCACCCCGCAGTTCCTCCAGCCCTCCGACACCATCgagctggggcagcagggctTCGTGCAG GTGAGCATGTCTCCGTCAATCCCCGAGCTCACCCTCACACTGGACAGCTGCCAGCTGGACTTGGGGCCCGAGATGGACGCCGTGGAGCTCATCCAGAGTGAGGCGGCCAAGGGCAGCTGTGTGAGCCTGCTGTCTCCGAGCCCCCGTGGTGACAAGCGCTTCAGCTTCCTCCTCCGTGGCTACATGGTGCCCACCCCCAAGGCTGGCATCCTCAACTGCTCCGTCTCCCTGTTTCTTGGTTCTTGGGGTCAG AAAACCTACAGGACCGTCACCATGCGCCTGAACGTCGTCAGCCCCGGCGTGTCTG GCCACACCCTCGTCCTGCCCGCCGTGCTGGGCATCACCTTCGGCGCCTTCCTCATCGGGGCCCTGCTCACCGCCGCGCTCTGGTACATCTACTCGCACACAC gaaccCCCAGCAAGCGGGAGCCCGTGGTGGCGGTGGCTGCCCCGGCCTCCTCAGAGAGCAGTAGCACCAACCACAGCATCGGGAGCACCCAGAGCACCCCCTGCTCCACCAGCAGCATGGCGTAG